Genomic window (Spirosoma sp. KCTC 42546):
CCAGCGCTTTCCCCTCATCCAGCGAAACGCCAATCGGCTTTTGAGCCTGATCAATCAGCTCCTTGAACTGAGTAAGCTCGAAGCCGGTCAGCTCAAACCCGAACTCAGTCCAGGCGATATCGCCGGCTTCTTCCGAACCTTAGCCAGTTCGTTTAGTTCGCTGGCCGAGAGTCGACAGATTCAATTCCGTTTCACGCAGAACCAGTCGGAGCAATGGGCTGAATTCGATCGTGACAAGCTGGAAAAGATTACGACGAACTTACTGTCTAACGCCTTTAAGTTCACGGCTGCCGGCCAGTCGGTGGAGATGCGGGTCAAGTATCCTACTCCCGGAAACTCAGGGACTATGACGCTCCACATCACTGATACAGGTATTGGCATTGCCCCCACTCACCTGGCTCACATCTTTGAACGGTTCTACCAGGTTGATGGTCAGCTAAACCGGCCCTACGAGGGAACAGGTATTGGATTAGCACTCGTAAAAGAACTGGTAACTATACTCAATGGTACCATTGACGCCACCAGTACCGAAGGCGTTGGGACTACCTTTACGGTAACCCTACCCTTGGTAACGATCACCAAACCAGCACCCGCGTTTATCAATGCAGTTGAGCCCTCCCTGACTACAGAGTTTGTAGCGGCAACACTGGGATCAGTCTCTTCACCAACTAGTTTACAGCCCAACCAGCTCGATAGTAGCCATGAAAATGTGATGCTTATCATCGATGATAATGCAGATATCCGGGCCTATGTTCGGAGTGTGTTTCAGAACGATTACCAGATTATTGAAGCCATCGACGGACAGGAAGGGCTTGACAAAGCAACCGTATCACTTCCCAATATTGTCGTCTGCGACCTGATGATGCCCCGGCTCGACGGGTTTGGGTTTTGCCGTGCCCTAAAAACGCAGGAAGCCACCAGTCATATTCCGGTGGTGATGCTAACTGCTAAAGCTACCGTTGAAGACCGTATTGAGGGTTTTGAATTAGGTGCCGACGAGTACCTGACCAAACCCTTCAACCAGGCCGAGATTCAGGCCCGGGTTCATAACCTGATTCAACAGCGCGAGCGGCTCTATCAGTATATGGCGCTACGAAACATCGACCCAGCTCTAACCCTAGCTGCTCCAACGCTGTTCTCTACAGAACATAAGTTTGTCGAGCGCCTGACAGCCATAGTCAACGAGCAAATCACCAATCCCGACTTCAGTGTCGAGGCTTTGGCGGAGGCTGCCAATCTGAGTCGTGCTCAACTTCACCGCAAGCTTAAAGCACTTACCCAAACTACCGCAACGAACTTCATTCAGGATATTCGGCTTACCAAAGCGGCTCAGTTGCTTTCCCAAACGGAACAGAACGTCACCCAGGTGGCCTTTGCCGTAGGCTTCGAGAATCCCTCCTACTTTGCCAAGCTCTTTAAGGAACGCTACGGAGTTTTACCCTCCCAGTTCGGTAAGGGCTCTACCCCTACCAGAACCTAGCATTCCGGATTCAACCACGACTTATTACGGATCCTTTTCCTGCAAAAAAGCCCTAGAATAAGGGCTTTTTTGACACCATGCAACCAGAGTGGCAGGATATGCAACGAGAATGGTAGCGAAATAATGAGCGATAACGGTACTTGCCAACCTATTGATCGACTATACTTTGCGAATCAATTCTAGTATCTCCTCGCCCATGACTAAACCAATCTACCTCCACCAAAACGGTCACGTTTCGACTTACGCGGCCCTCAAGTCTGCTCAGTACGAACTCAGAATGCACCTTCCGAATACCGGAAAAATCATCCTGCCCATGGCCGACCTGATGTACTTGCAGGCCGCCAGTAATTACTGCTGGCTGCATTGGAAAGATGGCCAGCGGATATTGACCCCTCGTACCCTGAAATATTACGAACCCATGTTGCCCGAAGCCTGGTTTGTTCGCCCCCATCGCAACTGTATTGTCAATATCCACTACATTGACCGGATGGAATATCTGTATCCTGATAAGGGAGGTCTGCTTCACTTACACTCGGGAGAAATACTTCCGGTATCGCGTCGGCGCTGGGTAGACATTAAGAATACCTACAAACACATGCGTAGCCAACAAGCGCTACCACTGAACTAGAGGCTATCACGTCCACTCAGTTTTGATTGTAGCCGAGTGGCATAGTCTCTAGTTCAGTTTAGAGTGACATTACTTATTGGATGGGTTACACGTCTAAGGTATACGTGTACTAAAGTCCCGGTCCTTGTCGCTCATGAAAACGCCAATCCACTTCCCGAAACAGCGCTGGCCAATAGTCCAAAACGTTCGGGAAGTTTTACCGTTCATACTTAGCCTGCTGATTTTCAGCCCCTCATCCGCACAAACATCATCAACTGATCCTGATCCTACGTATTGGATTAATTACGCACAGGCCTACTACAAAATTCCGATTGCGGAAAACGGCCTGTATCGGATTACAACGACGGAGTTAAAAAAGGCAGGCTTACCCGTCAACCAAATTGACCCGACAACAATACAGGTAGTTCACCGGGGTGTTGAGCAGGCTATTTATGTTGAAGGTGAGGCCGATAAACAGTTCGACCCCAGTGATTTTCTGGAATTTTATGGGCGTGGCAATGATGGCACCCAGGATTCTCTCCTGTATTGTGGCGACGAACCGCGTCCGCATCAGGCTCAACCTCATACCTACTACAGTCTCTTTAGCGATACCACTGCTTACTTTCTAACCTGGCGGCTCGATGGTAAACCAGGTAAACGAATGGTGGCCTACACAGATACGGTTTATGCCGGGATGAAAGCAGAACCTTATCATTGGGGAGAAGTACGCCAACTGTTGACAGATACCTACCCGCCCGGTACGATTTATCCATTGGGGGCAGGTTTTGACAACGGGGCCATTCTGACTAATTACGATCATGGCGAAGGCTGGACAGGGCCGGTCGTTAAAGCAACCGATCAATTTAGCCAGACAAGTACCCTCACAAATTATAGATCGATTACAAGCCCAACCGGCGAAACGGTCAATCCCAAAGTCAGTTTTTTACTGGTAGGCCGGAACACAGGCAAGCATCAGGTGCGCTGTATGGCGGGAGCCTCTGCCGCAACATTACAGGAAATTCGCACGGTTGATTTTACCAATTACGAAAGTGTACAAGTCGATGCAGAACTGAGGCCTACTGATATTGATCCGTCAGGTACGGTTACGCTCAGTATCCAACCTCAGGAAGACGGCGAGGAAATTTCACTCTCTTACCTAAAAATACAATACCCCCAACCTACCGATCTTGCCGGAGCTACTCAACAGGTTTTTCGACTGCGGGCAACTAACGAAGGTCGCTCCTTTCTTGACGTAAGCAATGCCTCCGCTAACACGCATTTAGTTGACATTAGTGATCCAAGCAACGTAGAACGAGTCAATGGGGATTTGATCGGTGGGCACTGGAGAGGAGTTGTCCACAAGACACAAACAAGCCGAATTCTGCTGGCCACCACTCAACCGCGAATGGTTCCTTCGATTGTACCTGTTTCGTTTCATCGGATTGACCCAAAGCAACCTGATTTTATCATCATCACCCATCCCCTGCTTCGGCAACCTGTTGGTGGCTATGCTGACCCGGTTCAGGCATATGCAGCCTATCGGGCCTCGGAAACGGGGGGCGATTTTGATACACTGACCGTGAACATCGACCAGTTGTTCAATCAGTTTAGCTACGGCGAACGCCATCCACTAGCTATCCGGCGGTTTGCCCAATACATGCTGCAAGGCGGAGGGGCTAACCCTAAATTTCTGTTTCTGATTGGTCAATCCCGCGATCCACAGCGGGTTCGTAAAGTACCCAACGCAGCCTGGCTGGACCTCATCCCCAATGCGGGCTGGCCTGGTTCCGACATTGGGCTGGTTGAAGGCCTGAACGGCGAATCATCCAACGTACCAGCCCTGCCCATTGGCCGACTGAATGCCAGCAACTCACAAAACGTATTGGACTATCTGAACAAAGTAAAAGAGCACGAAAACACAGGCGAACCCGCACTCTGGCGCAAGAACGTTTTGCACCTGAGCGGAGGACGAAGTCGCTATGAATTGTTGGCCTTTCGGAGTTATGTAGATGACTTCAAGTCGGTTATTGAAGCTCCCTACGCAGGTGGCCGAGTGGCAACACTATCTAAACAAACCGATAATCTGGTTGAATCATTGCCGGTATCAAACCTTATCAATCAGGGAGTTGGACTAATTACACTAGTTGGGCATTCGAGTTTAGATGTGGCTGATATCGATATTGGCTTCGTGAGTAACGACATACTGGGCTATCGGAATAAAGGCCGTTACCCTTTTTTACTGGTCAATGGGTGTGCAGCGGGCAATACATTTTTCGGCAGACCTACTTTTGGTTCCGATTGGGTACTGGCACCCAACAGAGGAGCAGTTCTCTTCCTGGCACATACTTACAACGGATTTGCCGGGCCGTTAAAAAATTACTCCGATCAAATATATGCGCTGTTTGCGGATAGCCAATACGTTGCGCAACCCATTGGGCTGATTCAGCAGGAAGCCATCCGACGCTATCTAAGAACAAACACGTCTATTTTCGATCTGACGACGGCCCAGCAAATGACCTTACAGGGCGATCCGGCCATACGGGTGTTTCCCTTCCCTACGCCCGATTTCGCCTTTGCCCCTGGTAGCCTACAGCTGCGGAATAGTCAGGGCGATTCACTAACAGCCCAGTCCGATTCTGCCCGTATCTCTGGCGTAGTCGTTAATTATGGCCGGGTTACAAACAGCCCGCTAAGCCTACGCATCCGACAGTACGAAGTCAATGGCAAGCTGCTTGGTGACTATCAGGTTACGCAGCGTTCCCCGGTGTATGCCGATACGCTGAGTTGGCTGATACCCGTTGTCAAATCAGCCGCAACATCCACTTACGTTGAGTTAGTTCTTGATCCTGATGACCAATTGAAGGAAGGGAACGAGCAGAATAATACAGAAGAAATTAGTATAGCTGGCTCGCCCTATAGTCTCCCGTTTACTCCTGATCGAACGCCCCCGTTGCTCGAAGTTGCCTTCGATGGTCGACGCATCGCCGATGGCGATTTCGTATCGGCCCGACCTGTTATCGATGTACTGGTTCAGGATGAGAATCGGCGCTTGTTACGCTCCGATACAACGGCCCTGGAACTCTATCTACAGCGCCCCTGCCTGGCTGGCGGTTGCCCCTACGAACGACTACACGTTCAAGGTACAGACACCCACTGGTC
Coding sequences:
- a CDS encoding LytTR family DNA-binding domain-containing protein is translated as MTKPIYLHQNGHVSTYAALKSAQYELRMHLPNTGKIILPMADLMYLQAASNYCWLHWKDGQRILTPRTLKYYEPMLPEAWFVRPHRNCIVNIHYIDRMEYLYPDKGGLLHLHSGEILPVSRRRWVDIKNTYKHMRSQQALPLN
- a CDS encoding C25 family cysteine peptidase — encoded protein: MKTPIHFPKQRWPIVQNVREVLPFILSLLIFSPSSAQTSSTDPDPTYWINYAQAYYKIPIAENGLYRITTTELKKAGLPVNQIDPTTIQVVHRGVEQAIYVEGEADKQFDPSDFLEFYGRGNDGTQDSLLYCGDEPRPHQAQPHTYYSLFSDTTAYFLTWRLDGKPGKRMVAYTDTVYAGMKAEPYHWGEVRQLLTDTYPPGTIYPLGAGFDNGAILTNYDHGEGWTGPVVKATDQFSQTSTLTNYRSITSPTGETVNPKVSFLLVGRNTGKHQVRCMAGASAATLQEIRTVDFTNYESVQVDAELRPTDIDPSGTVTLSIQPQEDGEEISLSYLKIQYPQPTDLAGATQQVFRLRATNEGRSFLDVSNASANTHLVDISDPSNVERVNGDLIGGHWRGVVHKTQTSRILLATTQPRMVPSIVPVSFHRIDPKQPDFIIITHPLLRQPVGGYADPVQAYAAYRASETGGDFDTLTVNIDQLFNQFSYGERHPLAIRRFAQYMLQGGGANPKFLFLIGQSRDPQRVRKVPNAAWLDLIPNAGWPGSDIGLVEGLNGESSNVPALPIGRLNASNSQNVLDYLNKVKEHENTGEPALWRKNVLHLSGGRSRYELLAFRSYVDDFKSVIEAPYAGGRVATLSKQTDNLVESLPVSNLINQGVGLITLVGHSSLDVADIDIGFVSNDILGYRNKGRYPFLLVNGCAAGNTFFGRPTFGSDWVLAPNRGAVLFLAHTYNGFAGPLKNYSDQIYALFADSQYVAQPIGLIQQEAIRRYLRTNTSIFDLTTAQQMTLQGDPAIRVFPFPTPDFAFAPGSLQLRNSQGDSLTAQSDSARISGVVVNYGRVTNSPLSLRIRQYEVNGKLLGDYQVTQRSPVYADTLSWLIPVVKSAATSTYVELVLDPDDQLKEGNEQNNTEEISIAGSPYSLPFTPDRTPPLLEVAFDGRRIADGDFVSARPVIDVLVQDENRRLLRSDTTALELYLQRPCLAGGCPYERLHVQGTDTHWSPADSTNAFRLRYQPGQPLADGRYAFVAVGSDLSGNRAAPYQIHFSVKSQPELIAAGVYPNPFTHQTRFFVSLTGLTPPDNITIHITDLTGRSVKILRSPSRVGLTEWFWDGTSDTGDFLPNGEYLYRIEGADLPLAPMVRLTGKIILNR